In one Candidatus Dependentiae bacterium genomic region, the following are encoded:
- a CDS encoding ankyrin repeat domain-containing protein — translation MKKQFTVTLVLLFISLVNFAKARTELIKAIKHDNLAQVQEALKKSTLATQDQKEKDEALLQAALYTDNPAILKVLLDAGADLQAHDASGMTPLHQAAAYEHNQIIKYLLEKGALVNIQDKQGHTPLFIAAAGGNVDSVKLLLSKGADKNIKDVQGKTVLTVIQEVYKSPEFSQATKSSFPEIIKLLK, via the coding sequence ATGAAAAAACAGTTTACAGTTACTTTAGTACTTCTTTTTATAAGCCTAGTCAACTTTGCAAAGGCTCGCACTGAACTTATAAAAGCTATTAAACATGATAATTTAGCTCAAGTACAAGAAGCTTTAAAAAAGAGCACATTGGCTACTCAAGATCAGAAAGAAAAAGATGAAGCTCTACTACAAGCTGCTCTGTATACGGATAACCCCGCAATACTTAAAGTATTGCTTGATGCCGGTGCTGATCTGCAAGCTCATGATGCTTCAGGCATGACTCCACTTCATCAAGCAGCAGCCTATGAGCATAATCAAATTATTAAGTATCTTCTTGAAAAAGGTGCTCTTGTTAATATCCAAGACAAGCAAGGTCATACACCACTTTTTATAGCTGCAGCAGGAGGAAATGTTGATAGCGTGAAATTACTGCTTTCCAAAGGTGCTGATAAAAATATAAAGGACGTACAAGGGAAAACTGTTTTAACTGTTATACAAGAGGTCTATAAGTCTCCTGAGTTTTCTCAAGCAACAAAATCATCATTTCCTGAAATTATAAAGCTTCTAAAGTAA
- a CDS encoding DUF305 domain-containing protein, whose translation MKYINLLIMALLSFVSMYILMYIMVDSYSNVYLNLNQLYMAGAMTAPMLLIELLLMGSMYTNKKLNAAIILSSTAVLIVLITCVRKQTAITDKEFLKSMIPHHAAALLMCKQNHLQDPELKKLCSTISSTQQQEIDFMKSKLKQKA comes from the coding sequence ATGAAATACATTAATTTACTTATCATGGCTCTTTTGTCGTTTGTATCCATGTACATACTTATGTACATTATGGTTGATAGCTACTCTAATGTTTACCTGAACCTTAATCAACTTTATATGGCTGGTGCAATGACTGCCCCTATGTTACTTATAGAATTACTACTTATGGGCTCTATGTACACCAATAAAAAACTTAATGCAGCCATTATACTCTCTAGTACAGCAGTACTGATAGTATTAATAACTTGTGTTAGAAAACAGACAGCCATAACCGACAAAGAGTTTTTAAAGTCTATGATTCCACATCACGCTGCTGCCCTTTTAATGTGTAAACAAAATCACTTACAAGATCCTGAGCTTAAAAAACTTTGTAGTACTATCAGCTCAACACAGCAACAAGAAATTGATTTCATGAAATCAAAACTGAAACAGAAAGCATAG